One genomic region from Chthonomonas calidirosea T49 encodes:
- the rplP gene encoding 50S ribosomal protein L16, producing the protein MLMPKRTKYRKQQRGTMAGKATRGNTVAFGEYGLQALEPCWLTANQIEAARIAMNRYIRRQGKIWIRVFPDKPFTKKPAETRMGSGKGSPEGWVAVVKPGRILFEMGGVPEEVAKEAMRLASHKLPIDVKFVRRIDQEQAKNSPQNTGEVAVTSAEETSNG; encoded by the coding sequence AGGTACGATGGCAGGAAAGGCCACACGGGGAAATACGGTGGCCTTTGGGGAGTACGGGCTGCAGGCTCTGGAGCCTTGTTGGCTAACAGCCAACCAAATTGAGGCCGCCCGTATCGCCATGAACCGCTATATACGACGCCAAGGCAAAATCTGGATACGTGTCTTTCCGGATAAACCCTTCACTAAAAAACCAGCGGAGACCCGCATGGGGTCTGGAAAGGGTTCCCCGGAAGGATGGGTTGCCGTGGTAAAACCGGGGCGTATCCTCTTTGAGATGGGGGGCGTACCCGAAGAGGTGGCCAAAGAGGCGATGCGCCTAGCTTCGCATAAATTGCCAATCGATGTGAAGTTTGTGCGACGCATAGACCAGGAACAGGCCAAAAACTCGCCGCAAAATACGGGAGAGGTCGCTGTAACCAGTGCAGAGGAGACGAGCAATGGCTGA
- the rpmC gene encoding 50S ribosomal protein L29 gives MAELKLKEIRRQLREMSDEDLRKEIAANRAALYDMRRQNALHQLKDTAAIRKARRQIARALTILRERELAREREGKK, from the coding sequence ATGGCTGAGTTGAAGCTGAAGGAGATACGTCGCCAACTGCGCGAGATGAGCGATGAGGATTTACGCAAGGAGATCGCTGCCAACAGGGCTGCCCTCTACGATATGCGTCGTCAGAACGCGCTGCATCAACTAAAAGACACGGCGGCCATTCGCAAAGCACGCCGCCAAATTGCACGAGCACTAACCATTTTGCGTGAGCGCGAGCTTGCACGCGAGCGGGAGGGAAAGAAGTAA
- the rpsQ gene encoding 30S ribosomal protein S17 yields the protein MADEQMQQPASSPQRGRRKVRQGKVVSNKMDKTVVVAVERRVRHPLYGKIVRKTTKFKAHDEENACNEGDIVEIMETRPLSKEKCWRVVRILERAK from the coding sequence ATGGCAGATGAGCAGATGCAGCAGCCTGCGTCGTCGCCTCAGAGGGGGCGACGTAAGGTGCGCCAGGGTAAGGTTGTGAGCAATAAGATGGATAAGACCGTGGTGGTGGCTGTGGAACGCCGCGTGCGCCACCCTCTTTATGGAAAAATCGTTCGCAAAACCACCAAATTTAAGGCGCACGATGAAGAGAACGCCTGCAATGAGGGCGATATCGTGGAGATTATGGAGACACGCCCGCTCTCGAAAGAGAAATGTTGGCGGGTCGTGCGCATTCTAGAGAGGGCGAAGTAA
- the rplN gene encoding 50S ribosomal protein L14: MIQPYTRLKCADNSGAREIMCVRVLKGSNARYAHVGDIIVGVVKSATPNQAVKKSDVVKCVVVRTRQPIRRPDGSVLRFDDNAAVVIQNNLEPRGTRIFGPVARELRDRDFMKIISLAPEVL; this comes from the coding sequence ATGATACAGCCGTATACGCGACTAAAATGCGCCGATAACTCCGGGGCGCGTGAGATAATGTGTGTGCGTGTATTAAAAGGCTCTAACGCACGCTATGCCCATGTGGGCGACATCATTGTGGGCGTGGTAAAGTCGGCAACGCCAAATCAGGCCGTGAAGAAGAGCGACGTGGTGAAGTGTGTGGTGGTACGCACCCGACAGCCCATTCGTCGCCCCGATGGCTCCGTGCTGCGGTTTGATGACAACGCTGCGGTGGTCATCCAAAACAATCTGGAGCCACGCGGAACGCGCATCTTCGGCCCCGTAGCCCGGGAGCTGCGAGACCGTGACTTCATGAAGATCATCTCGTTGGCGCCGGAGGTGCTGTAA
- the rplX gene encoding 50S ribosomal protein L24: MEKLKRAIPKKPVKLRIKKGDLVEVISGKDKGRRGEVIQAFPKLNKVKVKGINIITRHRKERVRRGADPNDPARVIPGGRIEEEAPLYASKVMLVCPNCNRPTRVGYAYREGEAKPARRKYRVCKHPDCGKEIG, encoded by the coding sequence ATGGAAAAACTAAAGCGCGCGATTCCAAAGAAGCCGGTTAAGTTGCGCATTAAGAAGGGCGACCTTGTCGAGGTGATCTCCGGCAAGGACAAAGGCCGCCGCGGCGAGGTGATCCAGGCCTTTCCAAAACTGAATAAGGTGAAGGTAAAGGGGATCAACATCATTACTCGACACCGCAAAGAGCGCGTGCGACGGGGAGCAGACCCCAACGATCCGGCCCGGGTAATACCCGGTGGCCGTATCGAGGAAGAGGCACCCCTCTACGCCTCGAAGGTCATGCTGGTGTGCCCAAACTGCAATCGGCCAACGCGCGTTGGCTACGCCTACAGAGAGGGTGAGGCCAAACCGGCGAGACGAAAATATCGCGTTTGCAAACACCCGGATTGCGGAAAAGAGATCGGGTAG
- the rplE gene encoding 50S ribosomal protein L5 yields MARLKERYRKEVVPALMKAFGYRNVMQVPKLEKIVINMGVGRAGQTGGQYASELDGAMRDMATISGQKPVVTLARKSISNFKIRAGAKVGCKVTLRGDRMYEFLDRLVNVALPRIRDFQGVSPNSFDGRGNFAMGIKEQLVFPEIDYDKIDKVRGMDVIICTTARTDEEARALLRELGMPFRAR; encoded by the coding sequence ATGGCTCGACTAAAAGAACGCTACCGTAAAGAGGTGGTGCCTGCCCTGATGAAGGCGTTCGGCTACCGCAATGTGATGCAGGTGCCCAAACTCGAGAAGATCGTGATCAATATGGGGGTAGGGCGTGCCGGCCAAACCGGCGGACAGTATGCATCCGAGTTAGATGGGGCGATGCGCGACATGGCCACCATTTCAGGGCAGAAGCCGGTAGTTACGCTGGCACGCAAATCCATCTCGAACTTCAAGATACGTGCGGGCGCCAAAGTGGGGTGTAAGGTAACCTTGCGCGGCGATAGAATGTACGAATTTTTGGACCGTCTTGTGAACGTGGCCTTGCCCCGCATTCGAGACTTTCAGGGGGTCTCGCCCAACTCGTTCGATGGACGTGGCAACTTTGCTATGGGAATTAAAGAGCAGCTGGTCTTTCCGGAGATAGATTACGATAAGATCGATAAGGTGCGTGGTATGGACGTGATCATCTGTACCACCGCCCGCACCGATGAGGAGGCCAGAGCGCTGCTAAGAGAACTTGGTATGCCATTCCGTGCGCGCTAA
- the fusA gene encoding elongation factor G, producing the protein MRSYSIEAIRNVGLFGHQGSGKTSLAEALLYTTGAIDRLGRVDDGTATCDFDPEEQRRHISINIALAPCEWHGTKINFVDAPGYLDFVGEVGSALDVVEAAILVTPAQGAPEVGFEIAWEMAASRNLPRAVFVNKMDRENADYQGVVGALRQRYGNTIAPLQLPIGSAASFQGVIDLVEMKAFIGSGKEVTCVEIPEEYKEEAARYRELLVESAAEGDDELIEKFLSGEELTHDEVVRGLHEGIDAGKVVPVLCGSALKDIGMTDLLDIIVHEFPNPLEFGAVHGKNPQTGAEEVREASESAPLAALVFKTIADPFLGTLSYFRVKSGVIKMGSTVLNASRGKEERVGQLYFVRGKNQEPTSEIKAGDIGVTAKLADTRTGDTLCDPAKPIVLDHTPFPEPVFEQAIVAKSKVDEDKMGPALQRVAVADPAFRYYRDPETGQTVIAGAGETHLAIVVERLKKFGANVEVVERKVPYRETIKAKAEGQGKHKKQTGGRGQYGDCWIRLEPNPGGGIEFVDAIVGGVIPRQFIPAVEKGIRQAAETGVLAGYPVVDFKVTCYDGSYHEVDSSEAAFIMAGILAFNNVAPKANPVLLEPILNVEVVVPSEMMGDVMSDLSTRRGRILGNESLGNGRMLLRAQVPQAEMLRYAIDLRSITRGRGTFSTSFSHYEEVPAHIAQSIIAKHKQEMAHAG; encoded by the coding sequence ATGAGGAGCTATAGTATCGAGGCGATACGGAATGTGGGCCTGTTTGGTCATCAGGGAAGTGGCAAAACGTCGCTAGCAGAGGCTTTGCTCTATACGACCGGCGCCATAGATAGGCTTGGGCGTGTAGATGATGGCACGGCTACGTGCGATTTCGATCCGGAAGAGCAGCGACGACATATTAGCATCAATATTGCATTGGCACCTTGCGAGTGGCACGGCACCAAGATCAATTTTGTGGACGCGCCCGGCTATCTCGACTTTGTTGGTGAGGTCGGCAGTGCGCTTGACGTGGTGGAGGCGGCCATCTTGGTAACTCCAGCACAGGGGGCGCCCGAGGTCGGTTTTGAGATCGCCTGGGAGATGGCGGCGAGCCGTAACCTGCCGCGTGCCGTGTTCGTGAACAAAATGGATCGGGAGAATGCCGACTACCAAGGCGTGGTGGGCGCGTTGCGCCAACGCTATGGCAACACCATCGCGCCGTTGCAGCTGCCGATAGGGAGCGCCGCCTCGTTTCAAGGCGTTATTGATCTGGTAGAGATGAAGGCCTTTATCGGCAGTGGCAAAGAGGTGACGTGCGTGGAGATACCTGAGGAGTATAAAGAGGAGGCCGCCCGCTATCGGGAGCTGCTGGTGGAATCGGCAGCTGAGGGAGATGACGAGCTGATCGAAAAGTTTTTAAGCGGTGAGGAGCTTACCCATGATGAGGTAGTGCGTGGCCTTCATGAGGGCATTGACGCCGGTAAGGTGGTGCCGGTGCTCTGTGGCTCCGCCTTGAAAGATATAGGGATGACCGATCTGCTCGATATTATCGTGCACGAGTTTCCGAACCCATTGGAGTTCGGGGCGGTGCACGGTAAGAACCCGCAAACCGGTGCGGAGGAGGTGCGTGAAGCCTCTGAGAGCGCGCCGTTGGCGGCGCTGGTGTTTAAGACAATCGCCGATCCATTTTTGGGCACCCTGAGCTACTTTCGCGTGAAGTCGGGCGTTATCAAGATGGGCAGCACGGTGTTGAACGCCAGCCGAGGTAAGGAGGAGCGTGTAGGACAGCTCTACTTCGTGCGCGGAAAAAACCAGGAGCCAACGTCGGAGATAAAGGCCGGAGATATCGGGGTAACGGCTAAACTTGCCGATACGCGCACAGGGGATACCTTGTGCGACCCTGCGAAACCGATCGTGCTTGACCATACGCCGTTTCCCGAGCCGGTATTTGAGCAGGCGATCGTGGCGAAGTCGAAGGTGGACGAAGACAAAATGGGGCCGGCACTCCAACGGGTGGCCGTGGCGGATCCGGCATTTCGGTACTATCGTGATCCGGAAACCGGTCAAACGGTGATCGCAGGAGCCGGCGAGACGCACTTGGCGATCGTGGTGGAGCGGCTCAAGAAGTTTGGGGCTAATGTGGAGGTCGTAGAACGAAAAGTGCCCTATCGCGAGACCATCAAGGCCAAAGCGGAAGGGCAGGGCAAGCACAAGAAGCAGACGGGAGGGCGTGGCCAGTATGGCGATTGCTGGATACGGCTTGAGCCCAACCCGGGCGGCGGCATCGAGTTTGTGGATGCCATCGTAGGTGGGGTGATACCACGCCAGTTCATTCCGGCCGTGGAAAAGGGGATTCGGCAGGCCGCTGAGACGGGGGTGCTGGCCGGCTATCCCGTGGTGGATTTCAAAGTAACTTGCTACGACGGCTCGTATCATGAGGTAGACTCATCGGAGGCCGCCTTCATTATGGCCGGTATTCTGGCGTTTAATAATGTGGCGCCAAAGGCCAACCCGGTTCTGTTGGAGCCTATCCTCAACGTAGAGGTGGTCGTGCCCAGCGAGATGATGGGCGATGTGATGAGCGATCTCTCCACACGTAGAGGCCGGATCTTGGGCAACGAAAGCCTTGGTAATGGGCGCATGTTGTTGCGAGCTCAGGTGCCTCAGGCGGAGATGTTGCGTTACGCTATAGACCTTCGTTCGATCACACGGGGGCGTGGCACCTTCTCGACCTCGTTTTCGCACTATGAGGAGGTGCCGGCGCATATCGCACAGAGCATCATTGCAAAGCATAAACAGGAGATGGCTCACGCCGGTTAA
- a CDS encoding type Z 30S ribosomal protein S14, which translates to MPKKALIEKAKRKPKFAVRAYTRCSICGRARAVFRKFGLCRICLRERALRGEIPGIRKASW; encoded by the coding sequence ATGCCAAAGAAAGCGTTAATTGAGAAAGCGAAAAGAAAGCCAAAGTTCGCTGTGCGAGCCTATACGCGCTGCAGCATTTGCGGCAGAGCCCGGGCTGTTTTTCGTAAGTTTGGGCTATGCCGCATCTGTTTGCGCGAGAGGGCGCTGCGCGGGGAAATTCCCGGAATCCGAAAGGCGAGTTGGTAG
- the rpsH gene encoding 30S ribosomal protein S8, translating to MAYTTDPIADLLTRIRNANMAEHESVEVSASRLKQEIVRILHKEGFIKGYEVIEQTPQNKIKIYLKYGPRREKIITNLKRISKPGRRVYCKKDEVPRVLRGLGIAIISTSQGVMTDREARRRGVGGEVICYVY from the coding sequence ATGGCCTATACAACCGACCCTATCGCCGATCTGTTGACTCGGATCCGCAACGCCAACATGGCCGAGCATGAGAGCGTGGAGGTTTCTGCTTCGCGTTTGAAGCAGGAGATCGTGCGTATTCTGCACAAAGAGGGCTTTATTAAGGGGTACGAGGTGATCGAGCAGACCCCTCAAAACAAGATAAAAATATATCTCAAGTACGGCCCACGCCGCGAGAAGATCATCACCAACTTAAAGCGAATAAGCAAACCCGGTCGTCGGGTCTACTGCAAGAAGGACGAGGTGCCGCGTGTTCTGCGTGGTTTAGGGATAGCGATTATCTCTACATCACAAGGTGTAATGACCGATAGAGAAGCGCGCCGGCGCGGTGTTGGCGGCGAAGTTATCTGCTACGTGTACTAA
- the rplF gene encoding 50S ribosomal protein L6, whose translation MSRIGKRPIVLPAGVSVTQDERGVVTVKGPKGTLQKALHPSIKVVQEDNIVRVERPSEEETGTNRNENFRALHGLSRTLVANMVEGVTKGFEKQLEIQGVGFRAAMQGKVLQLNVGYSHAIEVLPREGIDFNVTTDPQTRNPVIVVSGIDKERVGQTAAEIRSLRKPEPYKGKGIRYKGEVIRLKQGKSGKRGAKGKK comes from the coding sequence ATGTCACGAATCGGCAAACGACCTATAGTGCTGCCTGCTGGGGTCAGCGTTACGCAAGATGAGCGGGGCGTGGTCACTGTAAAGGGCCCGAAGGGAACCCTCCAAAAAGCGCTTCATCCGTCTATAAAGGTAGTGCAAGAGGACAACATCGTGCGAGTGGAGCGCCCAAGCGAGGAAGAAACCGGCACCAACCGTAATGAGAATTTTCGTGCGTTGCACGGGTTAAGCCGAACCCTCGTCGCCAACATGGTGGAGGGTGTCACCAAGGGGTTTGAGAAACAGCTTGAGATACAAGGGGTTGGCTTTCGCGCTGCAATGCAGGGCAAAGTGTTACAGCTCAACGTGGGTTATTCTCACGCGATTGAGGTACTGCCACGCGAGGGAATCGATTTCAACGTTACCACCGACCCCCAAACACGCAACCCTGTGATCGTGGTAAGCGGTATAGATAAAGAACGCGTAGGGCAGACGGCTGCCGAGATACGCTCCCTGCGCAAACCGGAGCCTTATAAGGGGAAAGGTATTCGTTATAAGGGCGAGGTGATCCGCCTGAAACAGGGCAAGTCCGGTAAGCGAGGTGCCAAAGGGAAAAAGTAG
- the rplR gene encoding 50S ribosomal protein L18 yields MRPDLKESLRKRRHRRVRAKIFGTPERPRLNVSRSLQHIYAQLIDDTVGHTLVCASTVDKALRSTLKTGGNVEAAKAVGKLLAERALQKGITSVVFDRGGYKYHGRVRALAEAAREGGLRF; encoded by the coding sequence ATGCGACCTGATCTGAAAGAGAGCCTAAGAAAGCGTCGTCATCGGCGTGTACGGGCAAAGATATTTGGTACGCCGGAGCGACCTCGGCTGAACGTATCCCGTAGCCTACAGCACATTTACGCTCAGTTAATTGATGATACGGTAGGTCACACCTTGGTTTGTGCCTCTACGGTGGACAAGGCACTCCGCTCAACCCTGAAAACAGGAGGTAACGTGGAGGCGGCTAAGGCGGTGGGGAAGCTTTTGGCCGAGCGTGCGCTGCAGAAAGGCATTACCTCGGTGGTTTTCGATAGAGGTGGATACAAATATCATGGCCGGGTTCGCGCATTGGCAGAGGCTGCGCGAGAAGGCGGGCTTAGATTTTAG
- the rpsE gene encoding 30S ribosomal protein S5, giving the protein MLTTKIDPDKLSLEERVVRTNKCQKTKKGGRTLSWSALVVVGDGNGYVGAGLGKARAIPDAIRKGVEAAKKNIIYVPIVNNTLPHEILVKEGAAEVLLKPASDGTGIVAGSSIRVILELAGVRNALAKSLGSSNAINICWATMKALKQMKRPDEVATLRETSLRTLMPWAAPMEEESVANEEQ; this is encoded by the coding sequence GTGTTAACCACAAAGATAGACCCTGACAAGCTAAGTTTGGAGGAGCGAGTCGTCCGCACCAACAAGTGCCAAAAAACCAAGAAAGGTGGGCGTACCCTCAGCTGGAGCGCCTTGGTGGTTGTTGGTGACGGCAACGGGTATGTAGGAGCCGGCTTGGGGAAGGCTCGTGCCATCCCTGATGCGATTCGCAAAGGGGTGGAGGCTGCCAAGAAAAACATTATCTATGTGCCCATTGTAAACAACACCTTGCCGCACGAGATCCTCGTGAAAGAAGGCGCTGCTGAGGTGCTCCTCAAGCCGGCCTCCGACGGTACGGGCATCGTGGCCGGCAGCAGCATCCGTGTTATTTTGGAGCTAGCGGGCGTGCGTAACGCCCTGGCCAAATCGCTCGGATCGTCCAACGCTATCAACATCTGTTGGGCTACGATGAAAGCGCTGAAGCAGATGAAACGCCCCGATGAGGTGGCTACTCTGCGAGAGACCTCTTTACGCACTCTGATGCCCTGGGCAGCGCCTATGGAGGAGGAAAGCGTAGCGAATGAAGAGCAGTAA
- the rpmD gene encoding 50S ribosomal protein L30, whose translation MKSSKLRITLRRSPIGYEKSQGLTLRALGLRHLHQTVEKADTPAIRGMIKKVIHLVTVETANQEGAKGN comes from the coding sequence ATGAAGAGCAGTAAACTTCGAATTACCCTGCGACGTAGTCCCATCGGCTATGAGAAATCGCAGGGGCTGACATTGCGGGCGTTAGGGTTGCGCCACCTTCATCAAACAGTGGAAAAGGCCGACACGCCGGCTATTCGTGGGATGATCAAAAAGGTGATTCACCTGGTGACGGTAGAGACGGCAAATCAAGAAGGAGCAAAAGGAAACTAA
- the rplO gene encoding 50S ribosomal protein L15 encodes MGLHTLEPAEGAKHRRKRLGRGIGSGHGKTCGRGTKGNKARDQIKPNFEGGQTPLHRRLPQKRGFKPVNKKIYSVVNLYVLEEHFSDGAEVTPEVLIQQGFVRELHDGLKILGEGNLTKKLTVRAHRFSERAKEAIEAAGGTVEVLPSLAR; translated from the coding sequence ATCGGATTACACACACTGGAGCCAGCAGAAGGGGCAAAGCACCGACGGAAGCGACTCGGTCGCGGAATCGGTTCCGGTCATGGAAAGACCTGTGGTCGTGGTACGAAGGGAAACAAAGCCCGTGACCAGATCAAGCCCAATTTTGAGGGTGGCCAGACCCCGTTGCATCGGAGGTTGCCACAGAAACGTGGTTTTAAGCCGGTGAATAAAAAGATCTATTCTGTCGTAAATCTATATGTGCTGGAAGAGCACTTCTCCGACGGGGCTGAAGTAACCCCAGAGGTCTTAATACAGCAGGGGTTTGTGCGTGAGCTGCACGATGGCCTCAAAATTCTCGGTGAGGGCAACCTAACAAAAAAACTCACCGTGAGAGCGCATCGATTCAGCGAGCGCGCCAAGGAAGCCATCGAGGCGGCGGGTGGCACGGTTGAGGTCTTGCCGTCGTTAGCGAGGTAA
- the secY gene encoding preprotein translocase subunit SecY, translating into MIEALQRAWEIPELRRRIRFLMLMFLIYAFGAFIPIPGIDLRNAANGFAGNGAASNVFNLINIFTGGSLRRGSVFAMGITPYINASILFQMLTVAFPSLDALQKEGEAGRKQIARYTRWTTIGLSILQAFGVIVLFKSFGINIGLFSPASFLAVTAMVAGSMFLLWLGEQVTEKGVGNGVSLVIFAGILLNLPQQVSNMVQEIESGTASWFNLLLLLALFYVTVLGVVYLVQGTRRIPVQHNKRVIGMRQIQAGGGAYLPIKVNTAGVMPIIFAISLLLLPATLASSLKALLSHNTTGFLGFFYHFADWLTPIANKLSPGASWIAAVLYALLTIFFTYFYTAIVLNVEDMAENLKKYGSYIPGIRPGKPTFEYLDGVVSRITLAGAVFLAVIALLPYLVPIITHFYSFSLIGGTSLLIVVGVAIETLQAIEAQLLLRNYEGFIKSSAK; encoded by the coding sequence ATGATCGAGGCACTGCAGAGAGCTTGGGAAATACCGGAACTGAGGCGTCGTATCCGCTTCTTGATGCTGATGTTTCTTATCTATGCCTTTGGGGCCTTCATTCCCATTCCCGGCATAGATTTGCGTAACGCTGCAAACGGTTTTGCGGGCAACGGCGCCGCTAGTAACGTTTTTAATCTTATCAATATCTTTACCGGCGGCTCTCTACGTCGTGGCTCGGTCTTTGCGATGGGCATTACCCCTTACATCAATGCCTCCATCCTGTTTCAGATGCTCACCGTTGCCTTTCCGTCCCTGGATGCGCTTCAGAAAGAGGGCGAGGCCGGTCGAAAACAGATCGCTAGATATACTCGATGGACCACCATCGGCCTCTCTATTCTACAGGCCTTTGGGGTGATCGTGCTCTTCAAATCTTTCGGCATCAATATCGGGCTGTTCTCTCCGGCAAGCTTTCTCGCGGTAACCGCTATGGTGGCCGGCTCTATGTTTCTGTTGTGGCTGGGCGAGCAGGTAACCGAAAAAGGGGTTGGTAACGGCGTCTCTCTGGTCATTTTTGCTGGAATTTTGTTGAACCTACCGCAGCAGGTAAGCAACATGGTTCAAGAGATCGAGAGCGGAACCGCCTCTTGGTTCAATCTGTTGCTCCTTCTTGCCCTCTTTTACGTCACCGTGCTTGGGGTTGTGTATTTGGTGCAGGGCACGCGCCGAATACCCGTTCAGCACAACAAGCGTGTCATCGGTATGCGCCAAATACAGGCTGGAGGCGGTGCCTACCTACCGATTAAGGTCAACACAGCTGGCGTCATGCCCATCATCTTTGCCATTTCGCTGTTACTGCTGCCAGCGACCTTGGCTAGCTCGCTGAAAGCGTTGCTATCGCACAATACAACGGGCTTCTTGGGGTTTTTCTATCATTTTGCCGACTGGCTTACACCCATCGCCAATAAGCTCAGTCCTGGAGCCAGCTGGATAGCGGCCGTTCTTTATGCGCTCTTAACCATTTTCTTCACCTACTTCTACACGGCCATCGTGTTGAACGTGGAGGATATGGCGGAAAACCTTAAGAAGTATGGAAGCTATATCCCAGGAATTCGTCCTGGCAAGCCAACCTTTGAGTATCTGGATGGCGTCGTATCGCGTATCACGTTGGCCGGGGCTGTCTTCTTAGCGGTTATTGCGCTCTTACCCTATCTTGTACCGATTATCACCCATTTCTACTCCTTCTCTTTGATTGGAGGGACGTCCCTTCTGATCGTCGTTGGGGTAGCTATTGAGACCCTGCAGGCCATCGAGGCGCAGCTTCTGCTTCGCAACTACGAAGGGTTCATTAAGAGCAGCGCTAAGTAG
- a CDS encoding adenylate kinase gives MIIVLLGPPGVGKGTQGARISQHFGIPAISTGAMFREAIAKGTPLGKELQKYHIERGEYVPDNVVIRAIEERITQPDCSNGFLLDGFPRTVAQAEAFAQLLEQQQRRLTAVLDFEAPQELLIRRFSGRRECPNDGSTYNLETNPPRRPGLCDLCGAPLVMREDDRPEVVQRRLEAYKEKTAPLINYYRDKGVLYSVDADADPDVVFERVLALLNRLRGEAGKEIQ, from the coding sequence ATGATTATTGTGCTATTGGGGCCTCCTGGCGTCGGGAAGGGAACGCAGGGGGCACGCATTTCTCAACACTTCGGTATACCCGCCATCTCGACCGGGGCGATGTTTCGTGAAGCCATTGCCAAGGGAACGCCGCTTGGAAAAGAGCTTCAAAAATACCACATTGAGAGGGGAGAGTACGTGCCCGACAATGTGGTCATTCGCGCGATAGAGGAGCGCATCACACAGCCCGACTGTAGTAACGGTTTTCTGCTCGACGGGTTTCCGCGCACAGTAGCCCAGGCAGAGGCTTTTGCTCAGCTCCTCGAACAGCAACAGCGGCGGCTTACGGCGGTTTTGGATTTCGAGGCTCCCCAAGAGCTGCTGATACGTCGTTTTAGCGGGCGTCGCGAGTGTCCCAATGACGGTTCAACCTACAATCTTGAGACAAACCCGCCTCGCCGGCCTGGTCTGTGCGATCTTTGTGGTGCGCCGCTCGTGATGCGGGAAGATGATCGGCCCGAGGTAGTGCAGCGCCGTCTTGAGGCCTATAAAGAGAAAACGGCACCGCTTATCAACTACTATCGGGACAAGGGGGTGCTCTATAGTGTGGATGCCGATGCCGACCCAGATGTTGTATTTGAACGGGTTCTGGCACTGTTGAACCGACTGCGTGGCGAGGCCGGCAAGGAGATACAATGA
- the map gene encoding type I methionyl aminopeptidase: MIRLKTPQEIERIRAAGKLARKVIDVVREVAEPGMTTGELEEIAIQIITEQGGRSPCLGYAPPGHPPYPAWTCISVNEEIVHAIPGSRVLKAGDIVTMDCCVELNGYIADTAYTFGVGPLSPQAERLLRVTEEALYKGIEKAKPGNRLGDIGHAIQKFVEAHGYSVVRELHGHGVGLRMHESEIDVPNYGRPGTGLRLECGMTFAIEPMVNMGRKEIRTLEDGWTVVTADGKLSAHFEHTVAIVPHGAEILTQG, encoded by the coding sequence ATGATACGCTTAAAAACGCCGCAGGAGATCGAGCGGATACGTGCTGCAGGAAAATTGGCACGGAAGGTGATTGATGTAGTTCGAGAGGTGGCCGAGCCGGGGATGACCACCGGAGAACTCGAAGAGATTGCGATTCAGATTATCACGGAGCAGGGGGGGCGTTCTCCTTGTTTGGGCTATGCTCCGCCGGGACACCCGCCCTATCCGGCATGGACGTGCATCTCGGTGAATGAGGAGATCGTGCATGCCATTCCCGGCAGTAGGGTGTTGAAGGCGGGAGACATCGTAACAATGGACTGCTGTGTTGAGCTAAACGGCTATATTGCTGACACCGCCTACACGTTTGGAGTGGGCCCTCTAAGCCCTCAAGCCGAGAGACTGCTAAGGGTTACAGAGGAGGCGCTCTATAAAGGGATTGAGAAGGCCAAGCCGGGAAACCGGTTAGGAGATATTGGGCATGCAATACAAAAGTTTGTTGAGGCACACGGCTATTCTGTGGTGCGCGAGTTACACGGGCATGGCGTGGGGCTGCGCATGCACGAGTCGGAAATAGATGTGCCTAACTATGGACGGCCTGGAACAGGCTTACGTCTGGAGTGTGGAATGACATTTGCTATTGAGCCGATGGTCAACATGGGTCGTAAAGAGATACGGACCCTTGAAGACGGTTGGACGGTGGTGACGGCCGATGGGAAGCTATCGGCCCATTTTGAACACACGGTAGCGATCGTGCCCCATGGGGCCGAGATACTCACACAGGGCTGA